ttcagcataattttatattaaattttatttaaatctacaTTAACTCAAAATTAAGATCAAAATTTTTAGTTCTAACATGGGTGAGGTCACACCAAACACCACCGAGGTGTTAAGGTCTAAAACCTCTCCACGCATTCTAACATTAGACACTATTGTTGCAAGCCGTTTTGACTTTTATGATATATGCCATATACTTTAAAGCACTTGGAATTCAGAAttctataatttaaaatattgaatGTGAAGTTCTGGTAAACAGTGTGGGGGGTGCATAGGGACACAGGAGAGACAAGAGTTGAAGGGTTCAAGTGTTCAACAGTTAGGAGATGTAGCCATTGGGCGAACCCGGTCCACCCCCACGTCCAAATCAATGCCACCCTTTCCACCCACGCACCAAACATCCCTGTCTCTCTTCAACTTCTCTctctgactctctctctctctctctctcagccgacacacacacacacacacacacagtctctctctctctctctctctctctctctctctctctctctctctatatatatatatatatatatatatgcaacatTTGTAGAGTTTCAAACAGCTTCAGTTCATTCACTTTAAACATAAAaatttttgtgttttaagttcATTCACCGATCGAGTCCTTCTTGTTCTCGTTATATAAATACTTGCTTAATTTCTGCATATATTAATTGACGTATCTATGGAGATTGAGATGAAGATGGAGCTTGAACTGGGTCTCGCCCTTCCAACCCACAATACCGACATTATAAAGAAttacagtaataataataagcgTGGGTTTGAGGAGGTCTTTGTGGGGGAGATACAAACGCGGCCTTTGCTGCAGCCGTGGAGCACTCATCGCCAGCCCAACGAGGAAGATGATGATCACAAGAAACAAAAGAAGACAGCCTCTTGCCCCATTTACAAGTGAGCTACCTAGCccttaaattaattaagtaattaattctTCACATTATGCTTAGTTACTTCATTCAACTTCTTTGctttatatacatatttatttgtatatttCATGATACTTAATTGactggtatatatataattaaataggaACGGTAAAGAGGAGAAAGGAGTGGTGGGGTGGCCGCCCATTAAAGCATGGAGGAAGAGGCAGTTCTTTGGGTTGGGTGATCATCATGTTCAGAAGAAGGGCACTAATGAAGGAGGAGGATCAATTAATAACTCTTCACTGTTTGTGAAGGTGAAGATGGAGGGGGTAGCAACAACAAGGAAGATTGATCTCACCCTCCATCATTCTTATCAAACGCTCACAAGAACCTTGAGCACCATGTTCTCCACATGTAAGCCAAtgactccctctctctctctctctctctctctctctctctctctctccaatctGTGCGGTGCTGGGATTAAGTTGTGTATTGGACAGATGAGAAGAATGATCACAAAGATGGTGCATGCTATAGACTCATCTATCAAGACAAGGGAGGGAATTGGCTGATTGCAGGAGATGTTCCATGGCAGTATGTACACTCTAGATTGTCTTCTCTCTTTTGGCTAAATTAATTAAAGCCTGTTTGCTGTACAGATCCAGCtaaagaaaatatataaatatttaggGCTAGAGAtccttttttatattttattttttaaagttccaaattacaataaaaatttatGTAGGCAAAGTTAGGAaataaaaattctcaattttctTATATAAATCCTGAAACTAGAAAACAATGCT
This genomic stretch from Malania oleifera isolate guangnan ecotype guangnan chromosome 3, ASM2987363v1, whole genome shotgun sequence harbors:
- the LOC131150989 gene encoding auxin-responsive protein IAA29-like isoform X2, giving the protein MEIEMKMELELGLALPTHNTDIIKNYSNNNKRGFEEVFVGEIQTRPLLQPWSTHRQPNEEDDDHKKQKKTASCPIYKNGKEEKGVVGWPPIKAWRKRQFFGLGDHHVQKKGTNEGGGSINNSSLFVKVKMEGVATTRKIDLTLHHSYQTLTRTLSTMFSTYEKNDHKDGACYRLIYQDKGGNWLIAGDVPWQNFMKSVQCLKIERIGV
- the LOC131150989 gene encoding auxin-responsive protein IAA29-like isoform X1, translating into MEIEMKMELELGLALPTHNTDIIKNYSNNNKRGFEEVFVGEIQTRPLLQPWSTHRQPNEEDDDHKKQKKTASCPIYKNGKEEKGVVGWPPIKAWRKRQFFGLGDHHVQKKGTNEGGGSINNSSLFVKVKMEGVATTRKIDLTLHHSYQTLTRTLSTMFSTCKPMTPSLSLSLSLSLSLSNLCGAGIKLCIGQMRRMITKMVHAIDSSIKTREGIG